The Manis javanica isolate MJ-LG chromosome 2, MJ_LKY, whole genome shotgun sequence genome contains a region encoding:
- the ST3GAL1 gene encoding CMP-N-acetylneuraminate-beta-galactosamide-alpha-2,3-sialyltransferase 1 — protein MATVRRRTLKVLTFLVLFIFLTSFFLNYAHTMVATTWFPKQMVIELSENFKKLMKYSHRPCTCAHCIEQQKVSSWFDDRFNRSMQPLLTAQNALLEDGTYSWWLRLQREKQPSNLNDTIKDLFQVVPGNVDPLLEKRSVGCRRCAVVGNSGNLRESWYGPQIDSHDFVLRMNKAPTAGFEADVGSKTTHHLVYPESFRELAENVSMVLVPFKTTDLEWVVSATTTGTISHTYVPVPAKIKVKKSKILIYHPAFIKYVFDSWLQGHGRYPSTGILSVIFSLHVCDEVDLYGFGADSKGNWHHYWENNPSAGAFRKTGVHDGDFESNVTATLASINKIRIFKGR, from the exons atggcAACCGTGAGGAGAAGGACTCTCAAAGTGCTCACCTTTCTTGTCCTGTTCATCTTCCTCACCTCCTTCTTCCTGAACTACGCCCACACCATGGTGGCCACCACCTGGTTCCCCAAGCAGATGGTCATTGAGCTCTCAGAGAACTTCAAGAAGCTCATGAAGTACTCCCACAGGCCTTGCACCTGCGCCCACTGCATCGAACAGCAGAAGGTCTCGTCCTGGTTTGATGACAGGTTCAACCGGTCCATGCAGCCGCTGCTCACGGCCCAGAACGCGCTCTTGGAGGACGGCACCTACAGCTGGTGGCTG AGGCTCCAGCGGGAGAAGCAGCCCAGTAACTTGAATGACACCATCAAGGATCTTTTCCAAGTTGTGCCTGGGAACGTGGACCCCCTGCTGGAGAAGAGGTCGGTGGGCTGCCGGCGCTGCGCTGTCGTGGGCAACTCGGGCAACCTGCGGGAGTCCTGGTATGGACCACAGATAGACAGTCACGACTTCGTGCTGAG gaTGAACAAGGCCCCCACAGCAGGGTTTGAGGCTGATGTCGGGAGCAAGACCACCCACCATCTCGTGTACCCCGAGAGCTTCCGGGAGCTGGCAGAGAACGTCAGCATGGTTCTAGTCCCCTTCAAGACCACTGATCTGGAGTGGGTGGTCAGCGCCACCACCACAGGCACCATCTCCCA CACCTATGTTCCTGTCCCCGCGAAGATCAAAGTGAAAAAGAGTAAG ATCCTGATATACCATCCAGCCTTCATCAAGTACGTCTTTGACAGCTGGCTGCAGGGCCACGGGCGGTACCCGTCCACTGGCATCCTCTCCGTCATCTTCTCGCTGCACGTCTGTGATGAG GTGGACCTGTACGGCTTCGGGGCAGACAGCAAAGGCAACTGGCACCACTACTGGGAGAACAACCCATCGGCGGGGGCTTTTCGCAAGACTGGGGTGCACGATGGAGACTTTGAGTCCAACGTGACGGCCACCTTGGCATCCATCAATAAAATCCGGATATTCAAGGGGAGATGA